A region from the Rhinatrema bivittatum unplaced genomic scaffold, aRhiBiv1.1, whole genome shotgun sequence genome encodes:
- the LOC115082048 gene encoding olfactory receptor 1E5-like: MGNLTIIALTCLDPCLHTPMYFFLCNLAFLDISSTSVTLPKLLDIFLRKRQRISAVGCFTQVYFFLISVCEEFFLLTAMAYDRYVAICHPLHYAVIMNQRLCGLMVTCTWIFGFLFPATHTVLLSGFSYCGSNEINHFFCDLSALLKLSCSSTSAIEFITYLMGGFAALPCFIATLTSYVYIISTILRIHSTEGRCKAFSTCSSHLTVVIIFCGTIMCLYVRPTTMQSLHQNKLFALLYTALVPMMNPLIYSLKNREVKEALRGVFVFNKKQFS, encoded by the coding sequence ATGGGGAACCTCACTATTATAGCCCTGACGTGCCTGGACCCttgcctgcacacccccatgtactttttcctctgtaACCTAGCCTTCCTTGATATCTCTTCCACCTCAGTCACTCTCCCCAAATTGCTGGATATCTTCTTAAGGAAGAGGCAGCGTATTTCTGCAGTTGGCTGCTTTACACAGGTGTATTTTTTCCTGATTTCAGTATGCGAAGAGTTTTTTTTGCTTACAGCCATGGCATATGACCGCTATGTTGCGATATGTCACCCCCTGCATTATGCTGTGATTATGAATCAGAGACTTTGCGGACTGATGGTCACATGCACTTGGATCTTTGGATTTCTGTTCCCTGCCACACACACTGTCCTTCTCTCTGGTTTCTCTTATTGTGGATCCAATGAGATtaatcatttcttctgtgatctCTCAGCATTACTGAAACTTTCCTGCTCTAGCACCTCTGCCATTGAATTTATAACCTACCTAATGGGGGGGTTTGCAGCACTACCCTGCTTTATTGCAACTCTTACATCTTATGTCTAcatcatctccaccatcctgagAATCCATTCCACAGAGGGGAGATGCAAAgctttctccacctgctcctcccacctcacagtcGTTATTATCTTCTGTGGGACCataatgtgtttgtatgtgagaccAACAACCATGCAGTCACTGCATCAAAACAAGCTCTTTGCTCTGTTGTACACTGCTTTGGTTCCTATGATGAACCCCTTGATTTACAGCCTGAAAAATAGAGAGGTAAAAGAAGCCCTAAGaggagtttttgtttttaataaaaaacaattttcgTAA